In Prionailurus viverrinus isolate Anna chromosome C2, UM_Priviv_1.0, whole genome shotgun sequence, one DNA window encodes the following:
- the LOC125175349 gene encoding olfactory receptor 5AC1-like — MMETNKTQVMQFVLTGLTDRSGMQAPLFLVFLVIYLTTMVGNLGLIFLTWKDPHLHTPMYLFLASLALADACSSSSVTPKMLMNFLSNNHMISLAKCITQFYIFASSATTECFLLVVMAYDRYAAICNPLLYPVVMSNRLCTWLISVSYAIGFLHPVIHVGLLFRLTFCRSNIIPHFYCEILSLYTISCTDPSLNALVIFIFAACIQAFTFTTIMVSYTRVLFAILRKKSEKGRSRAFSTCSAHLLSVSLFYGTLFFMYVRPGSGPDQYQDKMYSLFYTVIIPLLNPFIYSLRNKEVLGALRKVIKK; from the coding sequence ATGATGGAGACAAACAAGACACAGGTGATGCAGTTTGTTCTCACAGGACTGACAGATCGTTCAGGAATGCAGGCTCCCCTGTTCCTGGTGTTCTTGGTCATCTACCTCACTACCATGGTGGGCAACCTCGGACTGATTTTCCTTACCTGGAAGGACCCCCATCttcacacccccatgtacttatTCCTTGCTAGTTTGGCCCTTGCAGATGCCTGTTCCTCATCCTCTGTGACTCCAAAGATGCTAATGAATTTTTTATCTAACAATCACATGATATCCCTGGCCAAATGCATCacccaattttatatttttgcttccagTGCCACCACAGAGTGTTTCCTCTTGGTagtgatggcctatgaccgctacgCAGCCATATGCAACCCCTTGCTTTATCCAGTGGTGATGTCCAACCGACTCTGTACCTGGTTGATAAGTGTGTCATATGCGATTGGTTTTCTGCATCCCGTCATTCATGTGGGATTATTGTTTAGATTAACCTTCTGCAGGTCCAATATAATACCTCATTTCTACTGTGAAATTTTGTCACTATATACAATTTCTTGCACTGACCCATCTCTTAATGcattggtgatttttatttttgctgcttGTATACAAGCTTTTACTTTTACGACCATCATGGTGTCTTATACCCGTGTCCTCTTTGCCATCCTGAGAAAGAAGTCTGAAAAGGGCAGGAGCAGAGCCTTCTCCACGTGCAGCGCccacctgctctctgtctctttgttctATGGCACTCTCTTCTTCATGTATGTGCGTCCTGGGTCTGGGCCAGATCAATATCAGgataaaatgtattcattgttCTACACGGTTATAATCCCCCTGCTAAACCCCTTTATTTATAGCCTAAGAAACAAGGAAGTTTTAGGTGCACTGAGAAAagtgataaagaaataa